DNA from Elaeis guineensis isolate ETL-2024a chromosome 2, EG11, whole genome shotgun sequence:
TTCCATTAGCATTTTTAGATGTGTTCTCTCCATTCTCTTCTTTTGGTTTTCCTTTGATTTTGTAGAAACTAAGATTTTACTATTCTCTTTTGCAGCACCAGGTTGGCAAGTTTGGTTCGGGGTGGAACACATCCCACCTTCCAAGAAAGTCAAGTGATTATGCACCTAAGGATAATGAGCTGCATAACTTACGTGCACCGCTTCATGTACAAGCAGTTGATCGTTCTGCTGCAAGGTCAGTTTAAACATTTGATTTctctcaatggtgtaagttttttcaggaccaaaaattagtttctaaTGAAGTATGTAGAGGTTTTGGTGAAGTATTTATCTTCTGGATGGATATGAATTAGTTTCATCATGTCCACATGAAGTTGATCAATAAAATCAACAAAAACCACTTGATAATACTCATTCTCAAACTTGTCCACTTCTGTTGCGTGGGAGTTGCCATAGATCTGACAGTGGAGGAATGTGAGGTACACTTTGTCTACGAATGAACTAGTCGACTTTGGTTGGCATCCTTGAAGTATTTCTCCTTTGAAAACAAATGAATTTCCAGACATTCGATTCTTGCTGTGGCAGCTTGACTCTTCCATGCTCAGGTTTTCTAGCATCCTTTTGTGCTCTGGTTTCCACTCTTCTTAGAAGTAATCAACCTCATCAGGATTATAAGAAGGCATTCACTGTTTGATTGTTATTTTGCAGCTCAATCATCCTATATGTCTTGCCCATTAgcattgtaatttctcaatttaatcCTTGCTTTCATGTGGCGGCAGGTGTcacaataaataattcatattgcaCTGCAAATTCTGATTTTTCTTCATGTTATCGGTTCTGAGAGTTCAATCTTGACTCTATACCGTAGTTGGACATACTACAACTATTAGAAAGctttggattagaaatttataCCATTATCACATCAAACAACCCCCCAAATTTTGTACTTGTtgctgaatatatatatatatatatatataatatatatatatatattattttgaagaaaaatattttgGTTCTTTAATATGAAATATGGGCATGTTGGCAGGCATGGCAGCTACACATCATCCCCAGGTCTATATCCCTACTCTTCTTCACTCTATGATGATCCCCTCTCATCTCGATCAAGTGTAGGAAAACTGGGAGAAGTTCCCGCATACAGAGCTCCAGTTTCTTCAAACTTCAGACATGGCACCGGAATTGGATCCGGGTCATTCCATGCATCCGCTGAACGTCCTACAGAACGCCCACAAATTAAGTTTGATCCTTTCACAGGCCAGCCTTACAAGTTTGATCCTTTCACAGGTGAACCCATACAGCCAGATCTTCACCCAAGGCGGTCGGCAAGCCTCATCTGATCAGTTTCGCAGGGGTTGCTGGGCATAGACTCATGTACAGGTGTTTAGGTGGAGGCTAGAATTGATCCCACTCGCAGCAGTGGAAGAGTTAAGGGACTGTTCTCTTGCACTTTGAACTTAGTTTATCTGTATGTTTTATTAGGGTTTTGCAGGGAAGCTTTGAGGCACTTGGTGATTGATATATTTAATGATGAGTATTTTCTGACATTTAAAGTAAGTTGTGGAAGAACTTGTGTGTTCTCTACAACAGATTGGCTCCTTTTTAGGTGGTAATGAAGCCTTAGACATCAGTTAGGAATATATTGTTTGATCCGTTTGGGAGGTGAAGTTAATTTTCTCTGAGCATGTAAAACAATGGCGGTATGAAGTTGGAAGCGACACTGGAATATGGGTTAGCTCTAGGGTTAGTGAtgtgtatttttctttcttccagTAGTTGTAGAATATGAATGATTTGAGATAAGGTGCTGGAAGTAGTGAAATAAAACTAATTTTCTCTTAAACATAAATACTGGGCACGGCCATCTGACTTTACGTGGAAGCTGCAATTCAGTGGCCCGAGTTATTTCTAGCAGGCACAGGTGACGTGTATAAGTTGCAATTCGGAGACTGGATTATAATTAGATATATGAAGTTAGGAATCTGTCTATAATCTTACTTGAGGAGCCTAAAACTGCTGGTTCTCCATTCATGTGCAGTGGACATTCTTAGCTCACCTTGTATAAAATTGACAATTTTGGGACCATAACATAGGATTTTGTATGTGATCTTTTCTAGAGATGGTTAAGATTGACCCGACCTGAGCCTATTCAATCTCGGGTCAAGGATTTTTTTATTTAGGGTTGGCTCtgggttcctttttttttttttttttttttttttcttttttttttttttttaagctgaGCTTCAAAATGGATCAAATGGGGATAAGAGTTTCGATCTGATTTGGAGCATGAGGGtagaattttataaaatttggttTGAGTTATGAACTCATAATTTTTTTCCGAACCATTGTCATTCTTTTAATACTAGTTTGTTAAATCATTTGGAAAATTAGCCGattttaggttagatctaattataattaAGTTTTGCAAAAATGTGATCTCTGGACAGGTGAGGACTGGGGTTTTGACTTGATGATTTTCTTTTCCCTTACTTTGAGGGGTGAGGTCTTGACTCCATCTTGGGCTTTGTTATTATCTTTGTGCTAACAAAAACATGATCCAGGCTGACTATTGCCACCCTTAGTTTTCTTTGGAGCAAATTGCACTCTCTTACCCGTAGAGTTTCAAGTAATTAGTTTCTGTCTCATGGATGTAGAAATGATTTGCTTTCTTAATGACTGAATTTAAGGCATCGAGATTCGAACCAGAAAACAAAGGGTGACGAGCCACGGCACCGGACAGCTCCGGATCATCCCCAAGGGCCATAGCTCCGCCTCTACTCGGTCTTACGAAGCAGTATGATGAATTTAAAGTAGACCTTTATAAGCCATGAGGACTCGTTTCATGTGcagaaagaatttttcttttcagtaatttttctagattataatttagatatatttaattgatcataaaaaaataatttattatagggTGACTATTTATTTaagcatttattttttaaaaaaaattatataaaatatctattatatttttaatagatataagactatatatttttacttccaaattttatataaataatagtaTTATTatgtttatataaatataaatataatattaatatattataatataatattagatcataataatttattatattcatataatattaatacatatattaatattataatataataaaattataaatataaatataaatataaaatttaatgtaatataatatattaatataaatattatgttatattaatacaaATACTGAGAATATATCACTATTGAATATTTTTTCTTAACTAtccattaatattttataaaatttcagtcttaaattttaaaaagatattttttaaaaaaaatcaccatCAATTTTCATCCCACGAAAAAGTCTCAAAATCTACTTTTGTCCGTAAATTTTTACTTCTCATGAAATATAAAAAGtatctttttataaatttttattttattttattttattttaaaattccaATCAAGACTCCAATCCACTTCTTAGGAATTATCTTCTCCTCTAAGAAACGGGTCCCAAGTCTTTAACGTGCTGCTGCTCCATgtcttctttaatttcttcactgTCGGTAAGATTCTGTACTTCTGTAAAACACAATTCATTTGGGCTAATGGAGGGCTAGATATAAGAATTGAGCTAGGACAAAACAACATAATAAAAAAGACTATCTACGtggttgtaccaaaaaaaaattctttatactGTGAGATGCATGCGACGTGTGCTTTGAAGAGAGGTGGGAATTCGAAGTTGGAAGGGACTTCAATGCCTCCCTTCAGCTCTATTGAAGTTTGAAGCAGCCGAACCTCCCCCTTTGATCGCCCATTGGAAACTCCAGCCACTTCCTCTCGGGCATCGATGCCTGCCCGGGCTCTATTTGGACTGAGTTCCACCATCGCCGCAGCCTAGGCACCACTAGAAACCAAGTAAGAGCCCGAAATCTTCCGGTTTAACCCTCCACTACCTCTTTCTGAGTCTGAGGAACTTAGATTCCAGCCGCACATaggcagattttttttgaaatgcattatttcctttctttttttttttagtttctggCTCTATTCTTCTTTTTCTGGCCATCTTTGCCATGGGTGCTTGTCGCTAAAGTTTTTGGTTGTTCCCTTGCATTGCCTTGTGGCCGCCGACAAACCATCATATCTTCCCCAAAGGCCAAAATTGCCGTTTTCCATTTGATTTCTTCGTCACTGGCCACCATCATCGTCGGCAGCTCATAGTCGCTTGCCATCGGATCGATCTCCAGCTATGCCAccactcttttctttcttctcttccttgaCACGAggactcatatatatatatatatatatatatatatatatatatatatatatatatatatatatatatatatttatttatttattcaaaaaattttgatatatattaaatttaggCTTCCACcctaactatgtttcagatgctattaattgaaaattttgatatatacatatatataattttatacaaaaaattttgatatatattaaatttaggCTCCCACCCTAACTATATTTCAAATGCTATTAATTGAAAATTATACATTGATATTTTGATTATCATTGAGCTTATTATTCTATTTCTGACCCAATTATAGAATATAAATATAGTATTTTGGTCCATGTTATAAAATATATGTGTGGTATTTCATTCCCACTCCATTGAGTATAAGTACAATATTATTTTCAGTCTAGCCATATAAGTATGGCAATAGTTAAAGTTGCTGGATTGAAATAAGAAGGGAAGAGCAATGCTCACTCAGACAAAGAATTACCCATGCCcagtgtttctttttttttttttttttggtaagaggaGCATCTCCGTTACCGTACAGGATGTCAATCAATTTACCGTTCAGAGGGACATGATTCGTGACCTTTGAAGCTTTCTCGTCCTCAAATAACAGCGACGGTTAAAGAAGTGTCAAGGTTAAAGAAGTAGTGATCGACTTGATCAAGAAACACAATAATATGTACCAGGGAAAAATCTGAAAGAACGAGAATGCAGAGTCTGAACTAATCCAGAATTGGGAGACAACCACAAATTTTATGTTAGTACATAAGAGAGAAGATAAATTCTGTATGACATCTTGATTTTACTGGATGAATGCACTATACTGTAGCAAATTGGATGACAATTTTTGTAACTAAACATATTAAGATCATTTATAGACAACTTcaggatattttattttctgattctttcaattatatttatataaaaattatttgaatgaattatcttatcaaaataaataaataaattcacaAAACAAATAGCATAATCTCTTGGTGCTAATATTTTTCGAGGAAAACATTCGAGAATTATATTGACataatggcttttttttttttttttccatcgctCACACTAAAAGTAGGATTTATATCATTGGGTATTTTGAGAGCTCGAACAAAGAAAGAAGTGGTTAACAGCGCCAAGGATATTTTGAAGCTTCGGCTTTTAAAATGTGCTCACCGGCCACAGCAAAAGGATCGGACATGGTAATTGGGGAAGAGTAGGCTGTGATGAGTAACCACTTCTAGTAAGACTGAAATTATGGGTGTTTCAGTTCAACTTGGCATAATCAGAGGACATTAGCATACTCGACCAATGAACATGAAATCAAACAAGTGAAAAACAAAGACATTAGCTGCTGCAGATGAAATAAAGTTCATTCAATCTGCAATGATAATTTCTGAAAAAAGATTTTGTTCAGCAGTGAAGCAGCGAAGACCAGAAGATCCTCAGAGTACAAAACCTGAAAACAGAAGACGAGGGCGCTGGGTAGCTCCACCAGCTAAATTGTGAAGGCTCCGACGAGTTTAGAGATTGGTAGTGACATTGTTTGTGAACTTTCATTGCAAGGCCAAAAATTCTCTACATTCAAAAGCCAGATACAAGTCAGAAGACTGGCCGGCTTAAAAGTTCATCCATCATGATACCCTGCGGTGATAGCATAGAATGAAACAAATTTTACAATAACTATAGCTCATCACGTTTCAGCACATTTCCCGGGAAGGCTTTCATGGAGAGTTGAGCAGCTGACAGGATACTCTGAATCTTTGGTATAAGGTATGAATAAAAGATTTTATCAAACAAAAAAGATTTGAAGAAATGAGAGTCAGGCTTCTTCGCAATAAATGAGATGAGTCATATACCCAACAGCAAAAATGAAACAAGAATGACACCAAATCCAATCAATGATCATGACATCATCAAGCATTTACAGGGATCAAGATCTGCCAAAACATAAATAAAAATGGCAACATTTTTTGATTTCAGTTACTCTATTGTCTGTTTGTTCTGGAGATTATTCAAATGTCACAATTTGTTTTTGACATTCTCACTAAACAGGAAACTGATAATATGAATCCATGAGATCGTGGGTTTAGAGACTGATGAATGAGAGATCATGAGACAAGATATTCTTGGATGACTGAGAATCAAGCTTAGGTGAGCCCAAACAGTCCAACCTGGAAGGGAATAGAGAATTTTACTTGTGCGGGAAAGGGAAAGAGGTGATGGTGGGGCCTGAGATGAGTCATGTATTGAGGGGGATAAGGAGGTATACACCGACATCAGGCAACCCCCTAACGCTGCCCTGCATAACTGTTTATAGAAACATacgtaaaagaaaaaataaaggacCAAACAAAAAGGATTAATTATGAAATAACAATCAGACAAAGGACCATGTGTTTAAGTTTTCCAATCTTCAGACAGAATGTACCAAGAAATTAAATGTCAACCCAACCCATTATTCATGCAGGTACAGCGTGTGTTGATAGGGGTTAGGTGCAGGTCTGCTGATTGCTACCTGAAACAACAAAACCGTACTAACTTGAACAAAATAGGCGATCGACAACCATACTCATGCAAGTTAATTTGCTGTCAGAACAGAACAAAAAACAAATTGACATAATTATCACACAAACTGTCAGGGCTATCCAATTAAAAGATGAGCAATGCACAAAGCTTGAAATCAGTAAAAATACAAGCAAATCAATTTGATCAccatgcaccaccattacaaagtTATGCTGTCAAAGAAACACAATTTAAGCACCTTTTAGAATGGTCTAATGACTCTAATCCCAGTATATGACAAAAATTACAGATGCTCAATCTCCATACTAAGATCCAACAAATTATCCGAAAGATGATAGGTGATAGATGCACGTCATGAACTGAAATTATTGCTGTTTGCTGGCTAAACGAGAAGGCCCGAAGTAATTTGTAACCAAACCCATAATTGCAAACCTGCCAGAGATTAAGTCATTAGTATATTCACCATAATATTTTAACATTGAAAATACTTTCTTCAATACATTATTGAGTAACATCAGAATTAGGCATACTAATAAGATGAAAAATAGCTTGCTTTAAAGTACACAAAGCACATGCCATAGAAAAGTACTGCCAATCACATGAAAGATCAAGGACGTTAAAGACTAACTCATCCAATATATTGCTTCATGCCTGAAATGAGGTATTACCCTTCCTTGCTTTGGATATGTTTaaaaaacaagagtttcatttcgtCCTGTCGTTGcattaaggaaaagaaagaaaatgccaGAAGTTGATGGAAAAAAAAGGATGAAAAGATTATGTTTCAGTGTCTTCTTTCATCCGCTGCTGGTGTTGATCAATTTTCCTTCAAAGACTACATAAACTGCCTAAATTAACAGGATAGCACCTGCTTCTTAAGACATTGTGTGCCAAACTCCACTCTGAAGTCCAAATGATGTCAACAAGAAAAATGATCTTGTAATTTTTAAGTAAATAGAACTCCTCAGATGGCCAGCATAAGCATGGTGCATGAGAATGTGCATCATTTATATATGTTAAGTTTCAGGCCCCAGTATGATACAAATCATTTGCGAGGCTTGAgtatttttaaaatcgatcaagctACATAGAGGGTATTGTTGCTAGACATAATGTCTTGATAATTTTAACCTTCGCCAGAAATTTTATCCTATCTAGTGGATTTCAAGGGCCAAATTATGTTTTATTCAAGATTTGGGAATTTATGATTGGCTCCCCATATGATATTTACCCTTTTCATAATTGGTTTCTCATTCCTGAGTGATACAGCACTAGGACCTAAACGACCAAGTGATCCATGAAAAGACTTACACTAGTGGTTAGAATATTATATGTGAAATCTACCTTAGTGGTGCAGTTTATGTCATTCGGCTAGACATGGCAAGAGCAGAAAGGGGTGAAGAGGCTATTAATCTGTCCACATATCTCGAGGAAAAGGCCTTAACTGTTGTGTTGTCTCTGAAGATAGAGATTTAAATGCACACCTAATACAGTGAAAGCACAATCTTAAAGTAACCTATTAAAACAAATGTATCAAACAGAATGATTGAATGATTAACATACACATTATCAACCAATTGACTGGGTAgaatatcaaattaaaaaatcattTAAAACAAGCACCGGGTCCGGTGAGTTGGACAAACAGTAATTACTACAGTAATTACTTCATTACTTGTTCTAAGATACTTACAGCAACTTAAAACTTATTAACATGTAACAGCTGTCCTCTGAGATGACTTCTTTGAATTACATGCAGTGGCAAGCCTAAATTTTCTGAAGGAGGCTGCCTTCTAAATTCATGCTTGTGTGCTACATGTTATATCAATATAACATTTTGGGGGTCTATGGACCCAATAACTTCCGTAGAGATCATCTCCAAGGTGCTGGTGACCAGATTAAGTGAGGTGGTGCTCAAGCTCAATCTTCAACTAACAGATTATGTCCTTTAAAGGAAAGTGGGAAGAAACAAAACTTGTTGGCCATAGAGATCATCTCCAAGGTGCTGGTGACCCGACTAAGTAAGGTGGTGCTCAAGCTCAATCTTTGACTAACAGATTTCGTCCTTTAAAGGAAAGTGGGAAGAAACAAAACTCATTGGCCTTACAGAGTATTTTGAAGGTGTTGGTGACCAGATTAAGAAAGGTGGTGTTCAGTCATACTTGACAAACAAAGAATTTTATGtaaaatgatttttaaaaaaataaaaaatccctCTTGAAACTCACATTCTTACAAAGTTGGATTCCTTAACAGAGAACATCAAAAAGGGTCAGAGGTGAATGAACCATGAACAGATAAACTACGTAATGGGTCAAATTGCTTTCTTGAATATTTTCATGGTACAGAATGCCAAGGAAGTTGATTGGACTGCCTGGAGGCTCCCACTGCCACAATAACAGCTCTTATAATGCTTATACAGCCATGATATTAAACCTTGGACCGGAGAAAGTATCATTTAGTATGTCAATGACAATTGAATACATTCCACTCCAAAAGCAGAGTCTGTACACCCTAAGTTCATGTTATGATGCTATGAAATGGCTTTGTGCCTTTCATCAATTCCTAGAAAACACATCAGGATTCAGGGGCGATCAGGTGGCAGACGCTTTCTTTTTTGACAGTAAATGGCAGCCACTTGCATTATAGTGATTTTTTGAAAATGGTGGAGAGATGTACTAACATCTATGACATGCAGCTGTCGGTAAGTTCTGCATCCAAGCTACACAGACCTTGTGATTTACTGGCTCAACATTAGACTTCCCAATTCGAAACGAAGACTTTATTCTAGTTTTTCTTAACAGTCCATTGTTTGCTTCCCACTGCCAAGATACGGATGGTCAAGGTGATGGAGCGAATTGATGCTATAAGAATGTCCTCATAAAAGATGCAAAATCACCAAGCAGGTAATTATTTGACAAGTGAAGACAGTCCATGTAAGCACGGCTGTTGGACAAAAGTGGCTCAGCAATGAGGGTGGAGAGGACTTGAACAAAGGTTATCCTTAGACAATCTCAACAGAGCATATCTTGGAAAGTTCTCCAAGGCTAATGATGGGAATGGGTTTTTAAGCCACCAATCATGTCATGAAGGGATCATATATGGAGTAGGGAATAACAGTTCATTTAACTCTGAAGGAGTGCATGCATCATGTATCAGTTCTCAAACCTTCTAATCATTGGCTCAGATAGGAACGCTGTAGATACTTGCACTCTTCTTAAACTGTAAAGTGTATCTACATCAAGAAAATGGAAggcaaaaaatatgaaaaagaaagcATAATTTCGATACTTACAATGAGAATCATAGAGGAATATGGTACATTTCCAATATTGACACCATGCATTGTGTATCAACCAATTAATGGATGAGAACTCTAAAATTGATAGCAACACAACGTGATATCTCATTATATGCTaagtttaaataaaaattatgcatGCTCCTAGTCCTAGATAAGCTACATTCTGAAAAATGAAATGGAAGAAAGCTGCAAATATAATTCAATAATGAATTAATAACAAATATCTTTTACACTCAAACCATCCAGGCAGAAACAAACAATGATCTAAACTGAAAGCTAGAAGGAACAAAACTGGAAAGCATCACTTACATCATAGCCATAGATATCTGTTTGAGATCATTTTCAAGATTCTTCATATTTGCAAGAGACTGAGCACAAAAAATTATGGCCAGCCAAGAGCAAAGCTTGTACTGCACATACAAAAGGAGAAAATTTGATTAAGATCATAGGAGtaacaattcaaatcaaattagtGAGCTTGCTCAAAGTTCTAACCATGCTACGGGGGAATAATGCAGTGAAACAAAAATGCACACAAGAGTTTAACTTGATAAACTCAAGAATCTTCATGACAACGCATGTCTATATCAGTATCATCATCATAATCGCTGAGCACCAAGCAGACATTTGCTTGTTCTTGAACCAAAACACtgacagaaaataaaaaattccaTATAAAACTCAAAAAATGCTGCTTCTACTACTATATTCCAACACTTGAGTAGTTAGAGATTTGTAGCCATTGTCATTAACTATAGAACTACAACTATGAGTTGACTTGAAGTTCAAGGCTTCAAAGACATATGATTTACACAGACTATACACTAGTGAGAATGTAAATGCAAATGCATATTTAAGAGGGAAACCATAATTCATCCTATAATCTATTATATCTTTAAAATAAAGCTTATCAATTTAAATATTAGTTTGTGAACTAAGATTTAGATAACATAGTCGTCCCATTATAACGGACCCCTTCTGGCAACTTTATTGATGCATTTAGTGGCAATTATTTGTCCTAAAatgtatgattttaaaaaataattttgttatttttCAGCATTGTAACGGTATTATAATAGCCATTGTaatgtatcaaaaaaataatagccATTGTAACATTATTATATGGTTAGCCAACAACAATAGCCATCATAACGACATTATAACATGCAATaaccaaaaaataattatgttatTTTTCAGCATTGTTCCCCTAatagaaaattattatttttcaagTCATATAATCACTGTTTGATGGAAATTAAAAAGGGCACCCCGATGCACAGCGCTCCCCCCACTGCATGATATGGAGAGAGTCAAATGTACCCAAACTTACCCCTATGAGCAAAGAAGCTGTTTATATGTTTCGAACCCATGACACCCAAGTCACAATGAAATAACCTTACAGTTGTGCAAGTCTCGCTCTCACTTCTGGATGAAAAATCGATATAA
Protein-coding regions in this window:
- the LOC140855650 gene encoding protein Asterix-like, encoding MKETSSTASDPRQPSTARPYVPPTVSPQDLPIDYSGFFAVIFGVTGVMLRYKLCSWLAIIFCAQSLANMKNLENDLKQISMAMMFAIMGLVTNYFGPSRLASKQQ